One part of the Calditrichota bacterium genome encodes these proteins:
- a CDS encoding MarR family transcriptional regulator: MKIEDEIKGRFRNDYHKAVINLIYTSNYINNLFVSFLKKHGLTSQQYNVLRILRGFGSEPQSIDFLKERMLDKSSDMSRIVERLFQKALVKREENLNDRRRKDIRITSEGLNLLGQLDECEKKVDNLLSNLSQEETIQFNKLLDKIRGQ; the protein is encoded by the coding sequence ATGAAAATTGAAGATGAAATTAAGGGTCGCTTTAGAAATGATTATCATAAAGCTGTGATAAACTTGATCTATACAAGCAATTATATCAATAACCTATTTGTAAGCTTTTTAAAAAAACATGGTTTAACCTCTCAACAATACAATGTATTAAGAATCTTACGTGGCTTTGGATCAGAGCCCCAATCCATTGACTTTTTAAAGGAGCGGATGCTTGATAAAAGTTCTGATATGAGCCGGATAGTTGAAAGGTTGTTTCAGAAGGCACTCGTTAAACGGGAAGAAAATTTAAACGATAGACGAAGAAAAGATATCAGGATTACCAGTGAAGGGCTCAACTTGTTAGGCCAATTGGATGAGTGCGAAAAAAAAGTTGATAATCTTTTGTCAAATCTCTCACAAGAAGAAACTATTCAATTTAACAAGTTGCTTGACAAAATTAGGGGACAATGA
- a CDS encoding NAD(P)H-binding protein: MKKIAIIGASGRTGRLLVEQTLHREISPACLVREGSGDKLPEDVSTIIGTPLKYEDVKNTVSGCEAVLCALNIARKSDLPWAAVVSPPNLLNESMKNIIKASKEEGVKRIITVSAWGVGDSYDEVNWLFRFLINKTKVGIAYTGHEEQEKLLQDSGLNWTSVRPVGLSNGKITDNLIVSHNGDKKLKMSISRADVAKFMLDILEDEKYFQTTPSISQA; encoded by the coding sequence ATGAAAAAGATTGCAATAATCGGCGCTTCCGGGCGTACAGGGCGGCTTTTAGTTGAACAGACCCTTCACAGGGAAATATCACCCGCTTGTCTTGTTCGTGAGGGATCAGGGGATAAATTACCGGAAGATGTTTCAACAATCATTGGTACGCCTTTAAAATATGAAGATGTTAAAAATACTGTTTCCGGGTGTGAGGCTGTTCTATGCGCGTTGAATATCGCCCGTAAGTCTGATCTTCCCTGGGCAGCAGTTGTTTCACCTCCCAATCTGCTAAATGAAAGCATGAAGAATATCATAAAAGCATCAAAAGAAGAAGGTGTAAAGAGAATAATCACTGTTTCTGCATGGGGCGTGGGAGATAGTTATGATGAAGTAAACTGGTTGTTTCGTTTTTTGATTAATAAAACCAAAGTGGGTATTGCTTATACAGGGCATGAGGAGCAAGAAAAGCTTTTACAAGATTCCGGGTTAAATTGGACTTCAGTAAGGCCGGTTGGTCTATCAAATGGAAAAATTACCGACAATCTTATTGTAAGCCACAATGGTGATAAAAAACTCAAAATGAGTATCAGCCGGGCGGATGTTGCAAAATTTATGTTGGATATCCTGGAAGATGAAAAATATTTCCAAACAACCCCATCCATTTCTCAAGCATAG
- a CDS encoding DoxX family protein: protein MMTELSKARKLTGWIISGLLVSLFLFSALGKFMMPEVAENFSKWGIADWRIIIAFGEIISAILFLIPRTNILGLLLLSSHMGGAIMVHMSHQESFIFQAVILVLIWVAGFLRNPELLTKLKG, encoded by the coding sequence ATAATGACAGAACTATCAAAGGCGAGAAAACTTACTGGGTGGATAATCTCAGGGCTACTTGTGTCTTTATTTTTATTTAGCGCTCTAGGAAAATTTATGATGCCCGAAGTGGCAGAAAATTTTTCAAAATGGGGGATTGCTGATTGGCGCATAATTATTGCATTTGGAGAAATCATTTCAGCTATCTTATTTCTTATACCCAGAACAAATATTCTCGGTTTGCTTTTATTAAGCTCACATATGGGTGGCGCTATTATGGTACATATGTCCCATCAGGAATCATTCATTTTCCAAGCCGTGATCCTTGTGCTTATCTGGGTTGCTGGGTTCCTTCGTAATCCTGAATTATTAACAAAACTTAAAGGTTAA
- a CDS encoding AhpC/TSA family protein, whose amino-acid sequence MRKKTKIIISIIAVILILIAIPIVLIMLHDNVKNTGLQVGDLAPHFEGIDQNGDKIILSTLIQEGPVVLFFYRGFWCPYCNAYLNQLQDSLQMIENKGANVLAITPEQEEYVKETIEKTTASFSIISDKKLEIMKSYKVDFEVTEGKAFSYNLFGMDIKETNVDGSKTLPVPATYIINTLGIIEYAHFNPDYKDRASVVEILQSLK is encoded by the coding sequence ATGAGAAAAAAAACTAAAATCATCATTTCTATCATTGCAGTAATCCTTATCTTAATAGCCATACCAATTGTTCTCATAATGCTACATGATAATGTTAAGAATACAGGTTTACAGGTTGGGGATCTTGCACCGCATTTTGAAGGAATCGATCAGAATGGAGACAAGATTATTCTTTCTACTCTCATCCAGGAAGGTCCAGTGGTACTTTTCTTTTACCGTGGGTTTTGGTGCCCATACTGTAACGCTTACCTAAATCAATTACAGGACTCCTTACAAATGATTGAAAATAAGGGGGCAAATGTACTAGCCATTACTCCTGAGCAGGAAGAATATGTAAAAGAAACCATTGAAAAAACAACTGCTTCCTTTTCAATTATTAGTGATAAGAAATTGGAAATAATGAAATCATATAAAGTAGATTTTGAGGTCACTGAGGGAAAAGCTTTCTCATACAACTTATTTGGGATGGATATTAAAGAGACAAATGTGGACGGTTCAAAGACACTTCCCGTCCCTGCAACATACATTATTAATACGTTGGGCATCATCGAGTATGCTCACTTCAATCCAGATTATAAAGACAGGGCAAGCGTGGTGGAAATTCTACAAAGTTTAAAATAA